A single Pedobacter sp. PACM 27299 DNA region contains:
- the pncB gene encoding nicotinate phosphoribosyltransferase: MIQIHPTTALTSILDNDFYKITMQQGVIRLFPAAKARYKFINRGKHSFPEAFAQALRIAVDQMALLKLTKEEKRFLQVSCPYLDPVYLDFLEGYRYQPEEVQIEQHGDQLEVRVEGLWYRTILWEVPLMSLICELYYVLNGSHRISNEEVMQLTAQKIEKYKALGVTVAEFGTRRRYSYQVHRSVLQALNEFGSGSFIGTSNVHMAMLYQTKPIGTHAHEWFMFHAARYGFKMANAMGLEHWVNVYRGDLGIALSDTYTTEVFFSQFDKMFSKLFDGVRHDSGDPLLFADKVINHYQKMGIDPRSKTIIFSDGLNYDKVERIAAHCQGKIGMSFGIGTNLTNDAGPAPMNIVIKMTEAQPKDGEWTEVVKLSDEHGKYTGTERMINLAKTILQIEDF; this comes from the coding sequence ATGATCCAAATACACCCAACTACCGCCCTTACCTCTATCCTTGACAATGATTTTTATAAAATCACCATGCAGCAGGGGGTGATCCGTCTGTTTCCGGCAGCAAAAGCAAGATATAAGTTCATCAACCGTGGAAAACATTCTTTTCCAGAAGCATTTGCGCAGGCTTTAAGAATCGCAGTGGACCAGATGGCTTTATTAAAGCTGACTAAAGAAGAGAAACGTTTCCTGCAGGTCAGCTGCCCATATCTTGATCCGGTATATCTGGATTTCCTGGAAGGTTACCGTTATCAGCCCGAGGAAGTACAAATCGAACAGCATGGAGATCAGCTGGAAGTACGCGTAGAAGGATTGTGGTATCGAACGATATTGTGGGAAGTTCCTCTAATGTCCTTGATTTGCGAACTGTATTATGTGCTGAATGGCTCGCATAGGATCAGCAATGAAGAAGTGATGCAGCTGACTGCACAAAAAATAGAAAAATATAAGGCGCTTGGCGTAACCGTAGCCGAATTTGGGACGCGAAGACGGTATTCTTATCAGGTGCACCGTTCGGTTTTACAAGCTTTAAACGAATTTGGCAGCGGATCATTTATTGGAACCAGCAATGTGCACATGGCAATGCTCTACCAGACCAAGCCAATTGGAACGCATGCTCATGAATGGTTTATGTTTCATGCTGCGAGATATGGGTTTAAAATGGCCAATGCTATGGGATTGGAACACTGGGTGAACGTATACCGTGGAGATTTAGGGATTGCCCTTTCTGATACCTATACTACAGAGGTGTTTTTTAGTCAGTTCGACAAGATGTTCTCCAAGTTGTTTGATGGTGTCAGGCACGATAGTGGTGACCCGCTGCTGTTCGCAGATAAAGTTATCAATCACTATCAGAAAATGGGAATTGATCCTAGATCCAAGACGATCATTTTTTCTGATGGCCTTAATTACGATAAAGTGGAAAGGATTGCAGCGCATTGTCAGGGAAAAATAGGGATGTCTTTTGGAATAGGCACCAATTTAACCAATGATGCTGGACCAGCACCCATGAATATCGTGATTAAAATGACTGAAGCACAGCCTAAAGATGGAGAATGGACGGAAGTGGTGAAGCTGTCTGATGAGCATGGGAAATATACCGGCACAGAAAGAATGATTAATCTCGCGAAAACGATATTGCAGATTGAAGATTTTTAG